From a region of the Ovis aries strain OAR_USU_Benz2616 breed Rambouillet chromosome 2, ARS-UI_Ramb_v3.0, whole genome shotgun sequence genome:
- the MSTN gene encoding growth/differentiation factor 8 precursor, with amino-acid sequence MQKLQIFVYIYLFMLLVAGPVDLNENSEQKENVEKKGLCNACLWRQNNKSSRLEAIKIQILSKLRLETAPNISKDAIRQLLPKAPPLRELIDQYDVQRDDSSDGSLEDDDYHVTTETVITMPTESDLLAEVQEKPKCCFFKFSSKIQHNKVVKAQLWIYLRPVKTPTTVFVQILRLIKPMKDGTRYTGIRSLKLDMNPGTGIWQSIDVKTVLQNWLKQPESNLGIEIKALDENGHDLAVTFPEPGEEGLNPFLEVKVTDTPKRSRRDFGLDCDEHSTESRCCRYPLTVDFEAFGWDWIIAPKRYKANYCSGECEFLFLQKYPHTHLVHQANPKGSAGPCCTPTKMSPINMLYFNGKEQIIYGKIPGMVVDRCGCS; translated from the exons ATGCAAAAACTGCAAATCTTTGTTTATATTTACCTATTTATGCTGCTTGTTGCTGGCCCAGTGGATCTGAATGAGAACAGCGAGCAGaaggaaaatgtggaaaaaaagggGCTGTGTAATGCATGCTTGTGGAGACAAAACAATAAATCCTCAAGACTAGAAGCCATAAAAATCCAAATCCTCAGTAAGCTTCGCCTGGAAACAGCTCCTAACATCAGCAAAGATGCTATAAGACAACTTTTGCCCAAGGCTCCTCCACTCCGGGAACTGATTGATCAGTACGATGTCCAGAGAGATGACAGCAGCGACGGCTCCTTGGAAGACGATGACTACCACGTTACGACGGAAACGGTCATTACCATGCCCACGGAGT CTGATCTTCTAGCAGAAGTGCAAGAAAAACCCAAATGTTGCTTCTTTAAATTTAGCTCTAAGATACAACACAATAAAGTAGTAAAGGCCCAACTGTGGATATATCTGAGACCTGTCAAGACTCCTACAACAGTGTTTGTGCAAATCCTGAGACTCATCAAACCCATGAAAGACGGTACAAGGTATACTGGAATCCGATCTCTGAAACTTGACATGAACCCAGGCACTGGTATTTGGCAGAGCATTGATGTGAAGACAGTGTTGCAAAACTGGCTCAAACAACCTGAATCCAACTTAGGCATTGAAATCAAAGCTTTAGATGAGAATGGTCATGATCTTGCTGTAACCTTCCCAGAACCAGGAGAAGAAGGACTG AATCCTTTTTTAGAAGTCAAGGTAACAGACACACCAAAAAGATCTAGGAGAGATTTTGGGCTTGATTGTGATGAGCACTCCACAGAATCTCGATGCTGTCGTTACCCTCTAACTGTGGATTTTGAAGCTTTTGGATGGGATTGGATTATTGCACCTAAAAGATATAAGGCCAATTACTGCTCTGGAgaatgtgaatttttatttttgcaaaagtaTCCTCATACCCATCTTGTGCACCAAGCAAACCCCAAAGGTTCAGCCGGCCCTTGCTGTACTCCTACAAAGATGTCTCCAATTAATATGCTATATTTTAATGGCAAAGAACAAATAATATATGGGAAGATTCCAGGCATGGTAGTAGATCGCTGTGGGTGCTCATGA